One window of Thermocoleostomius sinensis A174 genomic DNA carries:
- a CDS encoding 5-formyltetrahydrofolate cyclo-ligase, with product MNNFTSVSADEKTELRRSLLSLRRNLSTEDWQQKSQKICEHLSSASSFMKAQTVLAYFSIFREADLSLLFTLPKRWGFPRCVGETLDWHYWTTNQPLQPGRFGILEPLPTAPTIDVAHVDLILVPAVACDRRGYRLGYGGGFYDRLLVNPTWATKPTIGITFDFAFLPALPINSWDRPLTAVCTETGIIQAAPAPPN from the coding sequence GTGAACAATTTCACATCTGTTTCTGCTGATGAGAAAACCGAGTTACGCCGATCGTTGCTCTCCCTGCGTCGGAACCTATCGACCGAAGACTGGCAACAAAAAAGCCAAAAAATCTGTGAGCATTTGAGTTCCGCTAGCAGCTTCATGAAAGCTCAGACAGTATTAGCGTACTTTAGTATCTTCCGCGAAGCGGATCTAAGCCTGCTGTTTACCCTACCGAAACGCTGGGGCTTTCCTCGTTGTGTGGGTGAGACCCTTGATTGGCACTATTGGACAACCAATCAACCCTTACAGCCTGGAAGATTCGGGATTTTAGAGCCATTACCCACCGCTCCAACAATTGACGTGGCTCACGTGGATCTGATTCTTGTTCCTGCGGTCGCTTGCGATCGGCGGGGGTATCGACTTGGGTATGGTGGCGGATTTTACGATCGCTTACTAGTTAACCCAACTTGGGCAACCAAACCAACGATCGGCATCACGTTCGACTTTGCCTTTTTGCCCGCGTTGCCCATCAATAGCTGGGATCGCCCGTTAACAGCCGTCTGCACTGAAACAGGAATCATTCAAGCCGCCCCCGCTCCTCCCAACTAG
- a CDS encoding amino acid ABC transporter ATP-binding protein, with the protein MDIPVPAIVFDQVVKNFGALQVLKGISGHVNSGEVVAIIGSSGCGKSTLLRCFNRLETINSGQLLVNGIDLSHPALAPKQLRQLRANVGMVFQQFNLFPHMTVLENLTLAPRKVLGQSDKESTRLGRFYLDKVGLLPKAEAYPDQLSGGQKQRVAIARSLCMKPKIMLFDEPTSALDPELVGEVLAVMQQLAEEGMTMVVVTHEMQFAREVADRVLFLNQGQVEEEGPARQVLDHPQSDRLRAFLSRMSFARA; encoded by the coding sequence ATGGATATTCCGGTTCCGGCAATTGTGTTTGACCAAGTAGTCAAAAACTTTGGGGCATTGCAAGTACTGAAAGGCATCAGTGGTCATGTCAATTCTGGTGAAGTGGTAGCCATTATTGGCTCGTCTGGATGTGGCAAAAGTACGTTGTTGCGCTGCTTTAACCGCCTAGAAACAATTAACAGTGGGCAACTTTTGGTGAACGGCATCGATTTGTCTCATCCGGCTCTAGCCCCAAAGCAATTGCGGCAACTGCGGGCTAATGTGGGGATGGTGTTTCAGCAATTCAACCTGTTTCCGCATATGACCGTGCTGGAAAATTTGACTTTGGCTCCTCGCAAAGTTTTAGGACAGTCAGATAAGGAGAGCACCCGGTTGGGCAGGTTTTATCTCGACAAGGTTGGTTTGTTACCAAAAGCGGAAGCCTACCCCGATCAACTCTCGGGTGGACAAAAACAACGAGTTGCCATTGCCCGATCGCTATGCATGAAGCCAAAGATTATGTTGTTTGATGAGCCGACCAGCGCCCTTGATCCGGAACTGGTTGGGGAAGTGTTGGCAGTCATGCAACAACTGGCTGAAGAAGGAATGACGATGGTGGTGGTGACGCACGAAATGCAATTTGCGCGGGAGGTAGCCGATCGGGTTTTGTTTCTCAATCAAGGTCAGGTTGAGGAAGAAGGCCCCGCCCGGCAAGTGTTAGATCATCCGCAAAGCGATCGACTGAGAGCATTTTTGAGCCGGATGTCGTTTGCTAGAGCGTAG
- the fabG gene encoding 3-oxoacyl-ACP reductase FabG gives MNGKQVLLTGGTGGLGLGVTPAVLERGATVTLPYIDVRSVDRLKGTLSYHQLSRVRFVETDLTREASIEALVNGMERVDVLIHLVGGFSMGKTHEYSYEQWQNDIELNLNTTFLVCKHSLRRMLEQDYGRIVTIGSRGAVQPGGQLAAYCASKAGVVALTQAIADETKGTNITANVVLPSVIDTPANRAAMGDQGADQWVKPESLAQVICFLASETAKDVRGAAVPVYGNI, from the coding sequence ATGAACGGTAAACAGGTTTTGCTGACAGGAGGTACGGGTGGATTGGGGTTGGGTGTAACACCCGCGGTATTAGAGCGGGGAGCCACTGTTACCCTCCCGTACATTGATGTTCGCAGCGTTGATCGCCTGAAAGGAACGCTTTCCTATCATCAGCTATCGAGGGTGCGGTTTGTGGAAACCGATTTGACCCGTGAAGCCTCGATCGAAGCTTTAGTAAATGGCATGGAGCGAGTGGACGTATTAATTCATTTGGTGGGTGGTTTTTCGATGGGCAAGACCCACGAATACAGCTACGAGCAGTGGCAAAACGATATTGAACTGAATCTCAACACCACCTTTTTGGTCTGTAAGCACAGCCTCAGACGGATGCTAGAGCAAGACTATGGGCGGATTGTCACCATCGGCTCTCGGGGGGCAGTGCAACCGGGTGGCCAACTGGCAGCCTACTGCGCTTCCAAAGCAGGTGTTGTGGCCTTGACTCAGGCGATCGCAGATGAAACGAAGGGCACCAATATTACTGCTAATGTAGTGCTGCCGAGCGTGATTGACACCCCTGCAAACCGGGCCGCCATGGGTGATCAAGGGGCAGATCAATGGGTGAAACCAGAGTCGCTGGCGCAGGTCATTTGCTTTTTGGCCTCAGAAACCGCTAAAGATGTCCGAGGGGCGGCTGTGCCTGTCTACGGAAATATCTAA
- a CDS encoding VOC family protein, giving the protein MQTSRYLHTAILVSNLEQAEQFYGGVLGLSKVDRSLKYPGVWYQLGEVQVHLIVHKGYRCEFSNPEKWGRNPHFALGVTDLEAAKAHLTAHGYPVQLSASGRAALFTQDPDGNVIEITQV; this is encoded by the coding sequence ATGCAAACGAGTCGCTATCTCCATACAGCCATTTTGGTCTCTAATTTAGAGCAAGCCGAGCAGTTCTATGGCGGGGTCTTGGGGTTATCTAAGGTCGATCGGTCTTTAAAATATCCTGGGGTATGGTATCAGCTTGGAGAGGTACAAGTGCATTTGATTGTACACAAGGGCTACCGCTGCGAGTTTTCCAACCCGGAAAAGTGGGGACGCAACCCCCATTTTGCGCTAGGCGTAACCGATTTAGAAGCAGCCAAAGCTCATTTAACTGCGCATGGGTATCCGGTACAGCTTAGTGCTTCAGGTCGCGCAGCTTTATTTACCCAAGATCCCGATGGTAATGTGATTGAGATAACCCAGGTGTGA
- a CDS encoding SDR family oxidoreductase: MNDTRRHAIITGGSSGIGKATAKLLVQQGMNVSIVARDCAKLEQAKAEIQQAGRAHVVALSADVSDRLQAEQAIHAAIGQLGAPNLLITCAGIAHPGYFRELPIEIFERTMAVNYFGSLYCIRAVLPLMEHQRHGHLVIVSSGAGLIGIYGYTPYCPSKFALRGLAESLRGELKRSNIRVSIVYPPDTDTPQLAAENQTKPPETKAITATAEVWNADAVARAILAGIEKGAFAITPGLEMSILGRFHSLIAPGLQWYFDRIVVKVTSGR; encoded by the coding sequence ATGAATGATACTCGGCGACATGCAATCATTACCGGCGGTTCTAGCGGCATCGGCAAGGCCACAGCTAAGCTTCTGGTGCAACAGGGTATGAATGTATCGATCGTTGCCCGCGATTGTGCCAAGTTGGAACAAGCAAAGGCAGAAATTCAGCAAGCTGGACGAGCACACGTGGTGGCACTATCAGCAGATGTCTCCGATCGACTTCAGGCAGAACAGGCAATCCATGCAGCGATTGGTCAATTGGGTGCTCCCAATCTGCTGATTACCTGTGCCGGAATTGCTCATCCTGGTTACTTTCGGGAGTTGCCGATCGAAATCTTTGAGCGCACAATGGCAGTGAATTATTTTGGGTCCCTGTACTGCATTCGGGCAGTGCTACCGCTGATGGAACATCAGCGCCACGGGCACTTGGTCATAGTATCGTCGGGAGCCGGACTGATTGGCATTTATGGCTACACGCCCTACTGCCCGAGTAAATTTGCCTTGCGCGGACTGGCAGAGTCATTGCGGGGAGAACTGAAGCGATCGAATATTCGCGTGTCGATTGTCTATCCACCGGATACCGATACGCCACAGCTAGCCGCAGAGAACCAAACCAAACCACCGGAAACCAAAGCCATCACCGCCACTGCCGAAGTTTGGAATGCAGATGCAGTAGCACGAGCAATTCTTGCTGGCATAGAAAAGGGTGCGTTTGCCATTACACCAGGACTGGAAATGTCAATTCTTGGACGCTTTCACAGCTTAATTGCACCAGGGTTGCAATGGTATTTCGATCGCATCGTTGTTAAAGTTACATCAGGTCGGTAA
- a CDS encoding SRPBCC family protein, which produces MGWSNSMPGMRLRKSIYLGMSSLAVMVWLTVAPISSAVGGDRIIHQPTEQLLALQPGEVSVSGESGQYVGQVLATGSVEAAWAALTDYNNFASFFPDVETSRLLESNGNQKVFEQVNVVRVFPFTRRTRVVISATESYPQQISFNVIEGDVESLQGVWQLESVGSNQVLVTHRVSIDPGSSPTRDLFFNIYKNSLDDTMAALGQEITRRSGG; this is translated from the coding sequence ATGGGTTGGTCAAACTCTATGCCTGGTATGCGCTTGCGGAAATCTATCTATCTAGGAATGAGCAGCTTAGCCGTGATGGTGTGGTTAACCGTTGCGCCAATTTCCTCAGCCGTTGGGGGCGATCGAATCATTCATCAACCCACTGAACAATTACTGGCCTTGCAACCAGGGGAAGTGTCGGTTAGCGGTGAATCTGGGCAGTATGTAGGTCAAGTGCTGGCAACGGGGTCGGTGGAGGCGGCGTGGGCTGCTTTGACCGACTATAATAATTTCGCCTCGTTTTTTCCAGACGTGGAAACAAGCCGGCTTCTAGAGAGCAATGGTAATCAGAAAGTATTTGAACAGGTCAATGTTGTTCGCGTGTTTCCGTTCACTCGCCGCACTCGCGTGGTCATTTCTGCTACTGAAAGCTATCCTCAACAAATTTCCTTTAATGTCATTGAGGGCGATGTCGAGTCGCTGCAAGGCGTATGGCAACTTGAGTCTGTCGGCTCTAATCAAGTTTTAGTTACTCATCGCGTGTCGATCGATCCCGGTTCATCGCCTACACGAGATTTGTTTTTCAACATCTATAAAAATTCACTAGACGATACAATGGCGGCCTTGGGGCAAGAAATTACGCGGCGATCGGGCGGGTAA
- a CDS encoding type I polyketide synthase — MNTADQAEALSPTKRALLAIKDLQAKVEALEQALDQAKHEPIAIVGIGCRFPGADNPAEFWQLLHDGQDAITDIPIDRWDIDRYYSPDPDAPGKMVARSGGFLPHLYDFDASFFRIAPREAVSLDPQQRLLLEVSWEALEHGGVAPDRLINTQTGVFVGICSIDYWQRLLSRDRTEIDAYLTIGNTHSTAAGRLSYLLGLTGPSLSVDTACSSSLVAVHLACQSLRQQECNLALAGGVNRILSPESTINFSKARMLSPAGRCRSFDADANGFVRSEGCGMVVLKRLSDAIAQGDPIFATILGSAVNHDGRSSGLTVPNGPAQQAVIRQALQQSRIQPSQVSYVEAHGTGTSLGDPIEVNALGEVFGNRSSSHPLLIGSVKTNIGHTEAAAGIAGLIKVVLSLQQGEIPANLHFQTPNPQIRWNELSIAVPTRRVVWQSAEAPRIAGVSAFGFNGSNAHVVVAEGGSRESGVGSWESGGKERLAHVLTLSARTEVALKQLISCYAQHLATHGDLDVADVCFTANTGRSHFNYRLAIVAASMEELREKLTSCMAGEATEGVILGRALSHPPSSELMVDLRAGDGSKPLYLSLTDKLGTQLAELCLSLEDWRTVLHQVAKYYVQGASVNWVAFDRPYSRRKVVLPTYPFQRQRYGIEAN; from the coding sequence ATGAACACTGCCGACCAAGCCGAAGCGTTATCTCCTACGAAACGTGCCTTGCTGGCTATTAAAGACCTCCAGGCAAAAGTGGAGGCATTGGAACAAGCATTAGACCAAGCCAAACACGAACCGATCGCCATTGTCGGTATAGGCTGTCGATTTCCAGGGGCAGACAATCCTGCTGAATTCTGGCAGCTTTTGCACGATGGGCAAGATGCCATTACGGATATTCCGATCGATCGCTGGGACATTGACCGCTACTACAGTCCCGATCCGGATGCACCTGGAAAAATGGTGGCGCGCTCCGGTGGATTTTTGCCCCATTTGTACGATTTTGATGCATCCTTCTTCCGCATTGCCCCGCGAGAAGCTGTCAGCCTTGATCCACAGCAGCGGTTGTTGTTGGAGGTGAGTTGGGAAGCACTGGAACACGGCGGGGTTGCCCCCGATCGACTGATCAATACCCAGACAGGGGTCTTTGTTGGTATTTGCAGCATTGATTACTGGCAGCGGTTGCTCAGTCGCGATCGAACGGAAATTGACGCTTACCTGACGATCGGCAACACCCACAGTACCGCAGCAGGTCGCCTATCATACCTGCTCGGTTTAACTGGCCCAAGCCTATCGGTAGACACGGCCTGTTCCTCGTCGCTGGTGGCGGTGCATTTAGCATGTCAAAGTTTGCGGCAGCAAGAGTGTAATTTGGCGTTGGCAGGAGGAGTGAACCGGATTCTTTCTCCCGAATCGACAATCAACTTTTCCAAGGCACGGATGCTTTCTCCAGCGGGGCGTTGTCGAAGTTTTGATGCAGACGCCAATGGATTTGTTCGATCGGAGGGCTGTGGCATGGTTGTGCTGAAGCGGCTCAGCGACGCGATTGCTCAAGGAGATCCCATTTTTGCCACCATTCTCGGTTCTGCTGTCAACCACGATGGGCGCAGCAGCGGCTTAACGGTACCCAATGGCCCGGCGCAACAAGCGGTCATTCGCCAAGCTTTACAGCAGAGCCGGATTCAGCCCTCACAAGTCAGCTATGTCGAAGCACACGGAACAGGCACGTCCTTGGGCGACCCGATTGAAGTGAATGCGTTGGGAGAGGTGTTTGGCAATCGATCGTCCTCTCATCCTCTGCTGATTGGCTCGGTGAAAACGAACATTGGGCACACCGAGGCGGCGGCTGGCATCGCTGGCTTGATCAAAGTGGTGCTGTCGCTGCAACAGGGTGAAATTCCCGCGAATCTCCATTTCCAAACGCCTAATCCTCAGATTCGCTGGAACGAGTTGTCGATCGCCGTTCCCACCCGTCGGGTTGTTTGGCAATCGGCAGAGGCGCCGCGTATTGCCGGAGTCAGTGCTTTTGGATTTAATGGCAGCAATGCTCATGTGGTGGTGGCAGAGGGAGGGAGTCGGGAGTCGGGAGTCGGGAGTTGGGAGTCGGGCGGAAAGGAGCGGTTGGCGCATGTGTTGACGCTGTCGGCTCGAACAGAGGTGGCGCTGAAGCAGTTGATATCCTGCTATGCCCAGCACTTGGCAACTCATGGCGATCTGGATGTGGCGGATGTGTGTTTTACGGCGAATACGGGGCGATCGCACTTTAACTATCGGCTGGCGATCGTCGCGGCTTCTATGGAGGAATTACGTGAGAAATTGACGAGTTGTATGGCTGGAGAGGCGACCGAGGGAGTGATTTTGGGTCGGGCGCTATCTCACCCTCCTAGTTCTGAACTGATGGTAGATCTGAGGGCTGGGGATGGTTCTAAACCATTGTATCTCTCGCTGACCGACAAGTTGGGCACTCAGTTAGCTGAGTTATGTTTAAGTTTGGAAGATTGGCGGACTGTTTTGCATCAAGTGGCAAAGTATTATGTGCAGGGAGCATCGGTGAACTGGGTTGCGTTCGATCGTCCCTACTCGCGTCGTAAAGTCGTGCTGCCTACCTATCCATTTCAGCGACAGCGGTATGGCATTGAGGCGAATTGA